Proteins from a single region of Ziziphus jujuba cultivar Dongzao chromosome 1, ASM3175591v1:
- the LOC107424384 gene encoding uncharacterized protein LOC107424384, with translation MGSSSSAFFVICILHSLIAATCGALMMFYMKEIYAFGHGNEIAVKLLGSTPHDQLLIRTSDSFSGMLLFAIGFLLFMVSFVKDRDFQSFFAKGCTILYVFMALWRVIFERRVEDLAWDWLRQTVGDVLLGLSWVFFLIYSWREKYD, from the coding sequence ATGGGATCGTCGTCATCGGCTTTCTTCGTGATCTGCATCCTCCACTCTCTGATCGCCGCTACCTGTGGGGCCCTGATGATGTTCTACATGAAGGAAATCTACGCCTTTGGCCATGGAAACGAGATCGCCGTCAAGCTTCTGGGGTCCACTCCCCATGACCAGCTCCTGATTCGCACCTCCGATTCGTTCTCCGGGATGCTTCTTTTCGCGAtcggctttcttcttttcaTGGTTTCCTTCGTGAAGGATAGGGATTTCCAGAGCTTCTTCGCTAAAGGCTGTACAATCCTCTATGTGTTCATGGCTCTCTGGAGGGTTATCTTCGAGCGGAGGGTAGAGGACCTCGCTTGGGATTGGCTCAGGCAGACAGTTGGCGACGTTCTATTGGGCCTCTCCTGGGTGTTCTTTCTCATCTATTCCTGGAGAGAGAAGTACGATTGA